Proteins encoded in a region of the Prunus persica cultivar Lovell chromosome G4, Prunus_persica_NCBIv2, whole genome shotgun sequence genome:
- the LOC18778220 gene encoding phospholipase A1-Igamma1, chloroplastic, whose protein sequence is MALSSMMYTHLPVTQAASGATRFSLIRSSHHQEAVLDHQQTKTSNKANRLAESLAHLLHLHIDTPPRTNTHSTNWNLFTEEKISTPTTSPKDSISEKWREIHGSNDWEGLLDPLHPWLRREIVKYGEFAQATYDAFDFDSFSEYCGSCRYNHNKLFDVLGLSKNGYTVSKYIYAMSHIDMPSWLERSHLADTWSKHSNWMGFVAVSDDLETRRIGRRDIVVAWRGTVAPSEWYEDFQRKLEPIGHGEAKVEHGFHGIYTAKCETTRYNKSSASEQVMKEVTRLMEFYRAQGEEVSLTITGHSLGGALALLNAYEAAETIPGLPISVVSFGAPRVGNIAFKDELNQMGVKTLRVVVKQDMVPKMPGLVLNEGLQKFDDITGTLDWVYTHVGAEMKLEVGSSPYLKHGGFNLPGFHSLETYLHLVDGFLSTETTFRSNARRDFALVNKGCDMLVDDLRIPQCWYQLPHKGLVCNAHGRWVKPKRDPEDIPSPTREAQAQAHALQVEMMESDYALSF, encoded by the coding sequence ATGGCACTTTCAAGTATGATGTACACCCATCTTCCAGTCACTCAAGCTGCCTCCGGCGCAACCCGGTTTTCCTTAATCCGTTCTAGTCATCATCAAGAAGCTGTTCTTGATCACCAGCAAACAAAGACATCAAACAAAGCCAATCGTCTAGCTGAATCACTAGCCCATCTCCTTCACCTTCATATCGATACCCCTCCAAGAACCAACACTCACTCAACTAATTGGAATTTGTTTACTGAAgagaaaatttcaactccCACAACTTCCCCGAAGGACAGCATATCAGAAAAATGGCGTGAAATTCATGGCTCAAATGATTGGGAGGGTCTTTTGGACCCTCTGCATCCTTGGCTAAGAAGGGAGATTGTCAAATATGGTGAATTTGCACAAGCAACATATgatgcttttgattttgattcattCTCAGAGTACTGTGGGAGCTGCAGGTACAACCACAACAAGCTTTTTGATGTGTTGGGTCTAAGCAAAAATGGCTACACAGTGAGCAAATACATTTATGCAATGTCTCACATCGACATGCCGAGTTGGCTGGAGAGGTCTCATTTGGCTGACACTTGGAGCAAACACTCAAACTGGATGGGATTTGTTGCTGTCAGTGATGATTTGGAGACAAGAAGGATTGGAAGGAGGGATATTGTGGTGGCTTGGCGAGGGACGGTGGCGCCATCTGAGTGGTATGAGGATTTTCAGAGGAAACTGGAGCCAATTGGGCATGGAGAGGCCAAAGTTGAACATGGGTTCCATGGGATTTACACTGCCAAGTGTGAGACTACAAGGTACAACAAGTCCAGTGCCTCAGAGCAAGTCATGAAAGAAGTGACAAGGCTGATGGAATTTTATAGAGCACAAGGTGAAGAAGTGAGCCTTACAATTACAGGGCACAGCTTGGGTGGTGCCTTGGCTTTGCTCAATGCTTATGAAGCTGCAGAAACAATTCCTGGCCTTCCCATCAGTGTGGTTTCCTTTGGTGCACCTAGAGTTGGCAATATTGCCTTCAAAGATGAGCTCAACCAAATGGGGGTTAAGACCTTGAGGGTTGTGGTTAAGCAGGACATGGTGCCTAAAATGCCAGGGCTTGTTTTGAATGAGGGTCTGCAGAAATTTGATGACATAACAGGCACATTGGACTGGGTCTACACACATGTTGGAGCTGAGATGAAGCTCGAGGTTGGTTCGTCGCCTTACCTCAAGCATGGCGGGTTCAATTTGCCAGGGTTTCACAGCCTTGAGACCTACCTTCATCTTGTGGATGGTTTTCTAAGCACAGAAACTACTTTTAGGTCAAATGCTAGGAGGGACTTTGCCTTGGTGAACAAGGGATGTGACATGTTGGTGGATGATCTTAGAATCCCACAATGTTGGTACCAATTGCCACATAAAGGGCTAGTTTGTAATGCTCATGGGAGATGGGTAAAGCCCAAAAGAGACCCTGAAGACATACCTTCACCTACAAGAGAAGCACAAGCACAAGCACATGCTCTTCAAGTAGAGATGAT